TGGCTCAGACTGCCGGCGTCGCGTCCCGGTCCACCGATAAATGCAACGTAAAGCACCCATTCCGGAATAGGTCAATCCGAGCCGATCGCGGGTGGGGAACAGACATCTCGATAAGGTTCCTCCCTTTCGGCGACGGCTGACTGCGCCGGGTTGTACCTGCGGGAATCTCCCAAATCCCGTAAGATCTGTGTCCGACTTCCTCCAGCCTCATATGCGTAATGATTGTGGGTGCGTAAGAACGGGTGAAAATGCTGAAATGACCGACGAAAGCCTGTGATCCGGTAAGGTCTCGTGTAATGCGCAGCCGTCGGCCCATGATGCCATCTATCCTTTTTTGAATGCTGGTTCTGCCATAGCCGTGTATCGCTCCGGAAGGATGTCCGGCTGCTCCCGTGTCATCCCTTCCTCCGAAAACCGATGATACTTTGGAGACAAATATTCCGGAGGGCCCGAGGGGCCCCCCGGAACAGGGACTTAACCTACCTTTATAACGAGTGCCGCTGCGGTGTCGCCTGCGGAGCAGCCCGTGAAGAGGCCGTATCCGCCGCCTGTCATAGAAAGCTCCTCTATCATCTCGATAATTGCCCTGCCACCGGTCGGTCCCTGGGGATGACCGTAGATCAGGGATGAGCCGTTGTTGTTCATCTTCATTACATCGTATCCCAACACTTTTGCGAAGGCAAGGTCGTTGATGGCGAAGGGGTTGTGGGTTTTTACGGCCTTGATGTCGGCAAGCGTGAGGCCTGCGTTTGCCAGCGCCATCTGGGCCGCGGGGATCGGGGCCGCAGGCATGAACATCGGTTTTACCCGTGCAAAGCCATAGGAGACGATCTGGATCTCGATCTTCGGGTCCGCGCTCATCTCTTTCGCTTTATCGCGGGTGGCGACGATGATGCCGCAGTTGCCGTCGGCAGGAAAGGTCTGGGCGCCGAAGCTCAGGACGCCGCCGGGGGTGGCCGGTTTCAGTTTCGCCAGGCCTTCCGCTGACGTGGGGGTCCAGCCTTCGTCGTCTTCCATCAGTTTCTTTTTCTTCTTCGTCACCGTTACTTCCGGTGCGAAGATATAGCGTTTCTGGAATGCCTTGTCGTTGGCGAGGGCGTCCTGATACTGCTCAAAACGTCTCAGCACCACCGCGTCGCACTCTTCTTTGGTGACGCCCACTTCTTTGCCCACGTTCTCGGCGGTCTGCACCATGGCGCAGCGGTGTTTCGGGGTCCCGCTGAAGTTGTCCATGTTCCAGTCTTCCCTGTCCGGCTGTCCTCCGGGTCCCAGGGGATCGGGCCAGATGGTGTGGGGGCCGTTCGAGCAGCGGTCGGTCATGAGGCCGTAGCCTACGCCGTACATGTCCAGCTCCAGGTCCTTGGCCAGAAGGTTCAGAATGGTCGTCGACGTGGCGCACGCCTGGTTTACGAACAGGGCGGGGACGAACTTCTGGTCGTCCGTCAGCATCGCGCTTGCCCAGTTGTGGGCGCAAAAC
Above is a genomic segment from Syntrophorhabdaceae bacterium containing:
- a CDS encoding thiolase family protein, which produces MKPYTKAYIPYKGYYSTPFSRWQGSMQNDSSVELGANTARRWFLEKAKMDPTVIDYLYFGSTVAQNHWFCAHNWASAMLTDDQKFVPALFVNQACATSTTILNLLAKDLELDMYGVGYGLMTDRCSNGPHTIWPDPLGPGGQPDREDWNMDNFSGTPKHRCAMVQTAENVGKEVGVTKEECDAVVLRRFEQYQDALANDKAFQKRYIFAPEVTVTKKKKKLMEDDEGWTPTSAEGLAKLKPATPGGVLSFGAQTFPADGNCGIIVATRDKAKEMSADPKIEIQIVSYGFARVKPMFMPAAPIPAAQMALANAGLTLADIKAVKTHNPFAINDLAFAKVLGYDVMKMNNNGSSLIYGHPQGPTGGRAIIEMIEELSMTGGGYGLFTGCSAGDTAAALVIKVG